Proteins found in one uncultured Desulfuromonas sp. genomic segment:
- the rplL gene encoding 50S ribosomal protein L7/L12 gives MADITKEQVIEFIENMSVLELSELVKELEDKFGVSAAAPVAVAAAGPAADAGAAAEEKTEFDVVLTGAGDKKINVIKVVRSVTGLGLKEAKEMVDSAPSTVKEAAAKEEAEDIKKQLEEAGASVELK, from the coding sequence ATGGCTGATATCACAAAAGAGCAAGTAATTGAATTTATCGAGAACATGTCTGTTCTTGAGCTGTCTGAACTGGTAAAAGAGCTGGAAGACAAGTTTGGTGTTTCTGCTGCAGCTCCTGTTGCCGTTGCTGCTGCCGGTCCTGCTGCTGACGCTGGTGCTGCTGCTGAAGAAAAAACCGAGTTTGACGTTGTTTTGACTGGCGCTGGCGATAAGAAGATCAACGTGATCAAAGTAGTTCGTTCCGTTACCGGTCTGGGCCTCAAAGAAGCCAAAGAAATGGTTGACAGCGCTCCCAGCACTGTGAAAGAGGCTGCGGCTAAAGAAGAAGCCGAAGACATCAAGAAACAACTCGAAGAAGCTGGCGCTTCTGTCGAGCTCAAGTAG
- the rplJ gene encoding 50S ribosomal protein L10, translated as MATDNKVQLVEEFAAKLATAKAAFIADYRGLNVDEVNELRGKLRGAGVEYRVVKNTLLRLAAKGTDFECLGDYLQGPTAIAIAQEDPVAPAKVLAEYAKDSKFFELKTAVLEGKILSESEVKALAELPSREVLLGKMLGSINAPVSNFVGVLAAVPRSLVQVLGAIRDQKAA; from the coding sequence ATGGCTACAGATAATAAGGTACAACTTGTTGAAGAGTTCGCTGCCAAACTGGCTACGGCAAAAGCTGCTTTTATTGCTGATTACCGTGGACTGAATGTCGACGAAGTCAATGAGTTGCGTGGTAAGCTTCGTGGTGCTGGTGTTGAGTATCGCGTTGTGAAAAACACCCTGCTTCGTCTGGCTGCTAAGGGAACCGACTTTGAGTGTCTGGGTGACTATCTTCAAGGTCCGACTGCAATTGCAATCGCCCAGGAAGATCCGGTTGCTCCGGCAAAAGTTCTGGCTGAATATGCCAAAGATAGCAAGTTCTTTGAGCTGAAAACGGCAGTTCTTGAAGGTAAAATCCTTAGTGAAAGCGAAGTGAAAGCATTGGCTGAACTGCCGAGCCGCGAGGTTCTGTTGGGCAAAATGCTTGGATCGATCAATGCGCCGGTATCCAACTTTGTTGGTGTTCTGGCGGCAGTGCCCCGTTCTCTGGTTCAGGTGCTTGGCGCCATCAGAGATCAAAAGGCTGCATAA